The Amycolatopsis camponoti genome segment CTGCAGACCTACCTCGTCGACGAGCAGGTCCACTACCTCGACATCTACGAGCGCGAAGACCACAAGACCATCCAGATGTGGACGCTGCCGTACGTCCCGGGCCTGCGGTTCGGCGGTACCAAGCCGGTCTGGGTGCTGACCGGGCCGCGGACGTTCTCCGGCGGCGAGGACCTCGCGTTCTCGCTCCAGCAGCAGGGTCGCGCGAAGACGGTCGGGGAAGCCACCCGCGGCGGCGCCCACCCGCGTGAGCAGTACAAGGTGGACACCTACCTCGACGTGACCGTGTCGATCGCGCGCTCGTTCCACCCGGAGACGGGGGAGAACTGGGAGGGCACCGGCGTCCGCCCGGACCTCCCGGTGGCCGCGGACCGGGCGTTCGACACGGCGTACGCGCTGGCGCTGGAGCACGTCCTCGAGCTGGGTTCGGCCGGTCCGCGGCGGACGGTGACGGACGAAGCGCGGGCGGCGCTCGACCAGCTGTAGTCACCCAGGACGTTGGTCCTGCGCTTGTCGGGACCACTTGATCTGGCTGTGGCCGCGCCCCCGGAGCACGCTGGACCACGTGGAGGTCCTGGAGCTAGCAAGGTGGCAGTTCGGCATCACCACCGTCTACCACTTCCTGATGGTCCCGCTGACCATCGGGCTGTCGATCCTGGTCGCGGCGATGCAGACCCGCTGGGTCCGCACCGGCGAGCTGCGGCACCTGAAGATGACCAAGTTCTGGGGCAAGCTGCTGCTGGTCAACTTCGCCATGGGCGTCGTGACCGGCATCGTGCAGGAGTTCCAGTTCGGGATGAACTGGAGCGCGTACTCGCGCTTCGTCGGCGACGTCTTCGGCGCGCCGCTCGCGATGGAAGGGCTCGTCGCGTTCTTCGTCGAGTCGACGTTCCTCGGACTGTGGATCTTCGGCTGGGACCGGCTGCCGAAGAAGGTCCACCTGGCGTGCGCGTGGGCGTTTTCGCTGGCCACGATGGCGTCGGCGTACTTCATCCTGGCCGCGAACTCGTGGATGCAGCACCCGGTCGGCGTGACGTTCGAGAACGGCAAGCCGACCATGAACTCGATCTGGGCGGTGCTGACGAACAACACGGCGCTGGCCGCGATCCCGCACACCCTCGCCGGCGCGTTCTCGGTGGCGGCGGCGTTCCTCGTGGGCGTCGCGGGCTGGCACCTGTGGCGGCGCGGCGACCATCAGGACGTCTGGCGGACTTCGCTGCGCCTCGGTGGCTGGGTCGGTGTCGCCGCGTTCGTGGTCCTCGCGATCACGGGTGACACGCAGGGCAAGCTGATGTTCGAGCAGCAGCCGATGAAGATGGCGTCGGCGGAAGCGCTGTGCCACACGGAAAAGCCGGCGAGCTTCTCGATCATCGCGATCGGCGACGTCGCGGGGTCGAACTGTGAGGACGTCAAGACGTTCAACGTGCCCGCGCTGCTCTCGTTCCTGGCGCACAACGACTTCAAGACCGAGGTCAAGGGCGTCGAGGACCTGATCACCGAGTACCAGGCCAAGTACGGCACGAACTATCCCGACGACCCCGAGCTGGGTTCGCTGGCGGGCAAGCCGATCGACTACGTCCCCAACCTGCCGGTGACGTACTGGGGCTTCCGCATGATGATCGGCTTCGGCGCGGTGTCGGCGGGCATCGGCCTGCTGGCCCTGTGGCTGACCCGCCGCGACCGGATTCCGGGTGGCCGCTGGTTCCCGCTACTGGTCCTCGGCGGCATCGCGACGCCGTTCCTGGGCAACAGCGCGGGCTGGATCTTCACGGAGATGGGCCGTCAGCCGTTCGTGGTCGTCCCGAACCCGTCGGGCGTCGACGGGGTGTGGATGTTCACGGCCCAGGCGGTGTCGCGGCTGACGGCGGGCGAGGTCTGGACGTCCCTGATCGCGCTGACCACGGTGTACGCGGCGCTGGGCCTGGTGGAGCTGTACCTGATGCGCAAGTACATCCGCGGCGGCGTCGACGCGGTGATGCCGCCACCGAAGAAGGACTCCGACAAGACCGACGGCGACACGCTCGCCTTCGCGTACTGAGGGGGCGGACTGGATGAACACTCAAAGTATCGACTTCTTCACTCTGCCGAGTTACCCACAGGCAGCCTGTGGACAACTCGACCGGTTGTGGATAACTCACGGCTACCGAGGAGTGACCCGATGACCCTCGAAACCGTCTGGTTCGTTGTCATCGCCTTCTTCTGGCTCGGCTACCTCTTCCTCGAAGGCTTCGACTTCGGCGTCGGCATGCTGCTGCCCGTCCTCGCGCGCGACAACACCGAGCGCCGCGTCATGGTCAACACCATCGGACCCGTGTGGGACGGCAACGAGGTCTGGCTCATCGTCGCCGGCGGAGCGATGTTCGCCGCCTTCCCCGCCTGGTACGCGGGCCTCTTCTCGGCCGCCTACCTGCCGCTCCTGATCGTGCTGCTCGCCCTCATCGGCCGCGGCGTCGCCTTCGAATACCGCGGCAAGGTCGACTCCGAGCGCTGGCGGCGCACCTGGGATCGCGTGATCATGATCGGCTCGTGGGTCGCGCCGCTCGGCGTCGGCCTCATCCTCGCCACCACCGTCCTCGGCCTGCCCCTCGACGCCGAAGGCAAC includes the following:
- a CDS encoding S41 family peptidase; amino-acid sequence: MGSEARAAQVNEVIRRLEAHYVFPDVAAKLAEVLRERLGEGAYNGLGDAEFATLVTTDLQSVNGDQHLRLRHHVDPVAEDGDAAMNSDGFRVEAELEGFGIAEVRRLAGNVGYLDTTMLYPPELAGPAIAAAMTLLAPTDALLLDVRRNRGGTPGTSALLQTYLVDEQVHYLDIYEREDHKTIQMWTLPYVPGLRFGGTKPVWVLTGPRTFSGGEDLAFSLQQQGRAKTVGEATRGGAHPREQYKVDTYLDVTVSIARSFHPETGENWEGTGVRPDLPVAADRAFDTAYALALEHVLELGSAGPRRTVTDEARAALDQL
- a CDS encoding cytochrome ubiquinol oxidase subunit I — translated: MEVLELARWQFGITTVYHFLMVPLTIGLSILVAAMQTRWVRTGELRHLKMTKFWGKLLLVNFAMGVVTGIVQEFQFGMNWSAYSRFVGDVFGAPLAMEGLVAFFVESTFLGLWIFGWDRLPKKVHLACAWAFSLATMASAYFILAANSWMQHPVGVTFENGKPTMNSIWAVLTNNTALAAIPHTLAGAFSVAAAFLVGVAGWHLWRRGDHQDVWRTSLRLGGWVGVAAFVVLAITGDTQGKLMFEQQPMKMASAEALCHTEKPASFSIIAIGDVAGSNCEDVKTFNVPALLSFLAHNDFKTEVKGVEDLITEYQAKYGTNYPDDPELGSLAGKPIDYVPNLPVTYWGFRMMIGFGAVSAGIGLLALWLTRRDRIPGGRWFPLLVLGGIATPFLGNSAGWIFTEMGRQPFVVVPNPSGVDGVWMFTAQAVSRLTAGEVWTSLIALTTVYAALGLVELYLMRKYIRGGVDAVMPPPKKDSDKTDGDTLAFAY